TAGGTAAAGCCATGTCCTGTTTTTGCCCCCTTCTTAGAAGGGCCTGAATACGCATTAACAATTCTTTAGGCTCAAATGGCTTGGCCAAGTAATCATCTGCCCCATGTTCAAACCCCTTAATGCGATCGTCCACTTCTCCCATCGCTGATAGAAGAAGGATGGGAACATTTATATTTTTCCGGAGGGAGATAGTGAACTCCAAACCTGTTTCCCCGGGCATCATAATGTCCAGAATCACGAGATCAAAAAGAAACGTTCCCATATGTTCACGGGCCTCCTGAGCACTAGAGGCAATAGTCACTACAAAGCCATTTTCGGTGAGATACTTGCTCAGCAACTCCCGTAAACGCTCATCATCATCTACGACTAAAAGATGGCATAGTTCTTGTGTCACAAAATACGTCCCAAGTTATGATCTCCCTTACTATTAGGAAACTTCGCCCCCCTTTTGCAAGACTTTTCTAATTTCAAAGACTATTGGCAATGTTCTAGGCTGAATTTTTCATGAGAATGGATAAAAAGGGTAAGGTCGTGGGATATGATTCCTCTAATAGTTCCTAACAACTGAATTTCAGAATTTCTTTAAACGTTCTCAATTCCATTCAGGGGTTTCAAGGAGATGGGTTTATAAAGGATAAACTCATGGTCAAGATGTTTTACAAGTTTTCTCAGGAACAGAAGAGCAAAGGATAGCGCTCGATGGCAGGAGCGAATTTGCTGCCACCATAGTAACAAGCCT
This genomic interval from Alphaproteobacteria bacterium contains the following:
- a CDS encoding response regulator — its product is MTQELCHLLVVDDDERLRELLSKYLTENGFVVTIASSAQEAREHMGTFLFDLVILDIMMPGETGLEFTISLRKNINVPILLLSAMGEVDDRIKGFEHGADDYLAKPFEPKELLMRIQALLRRGQKQDMALPKDLAFGPFTFDIQKGVLSRQGERVLLTESEKRLLKIMAETPRHPFSRDDLARKAQGDVSPRTIDVQIARLRRKIEDDPRVPKYLQTVRNAGYALWLD